GTATCTGCTGTTGCTGATGCGGTGGAAAAACGTCGATTACACGGTCGATTGTCTTAGCGGCTCCGATGGTATGTAATGTAGAAAATACCAGATGGCCTGTTTCTGCTGCTGTAATTGCCGTACTTATGGTTTCTAGGTCGCGCATCTCTCCTACTAAAATCACGTCTGGATCTTGTCTTAAAGCAGATCTTAACGCATTAGAAAAACTGTGGGAATCTTGCCCTATTTCGCGTTGATTCACCATACTGCCGCTGTGCTTATGTAAATATTCTATAGGATCTTCAACTGTGATGATGTGCTCGTGTCTGGTTTGATTAATGGTGTCGATCATTGCAGCAAGCGTTGTAGATTTACCGCTTCCTGTTGGTCCTGTCACAAGGATAAGGCCCCTTCTCTTTTCTGTCAATGTTTTCATGATAGGTGGTAGCGACAAGTCATGCATACTTGGTATGGTTAGCGCGACTACCCTGATTGCGGCGCTATAGGTACCTCGTTGCCGATATACATTCACACGGAAACGACCAAGACCCGGATTGGAATAAGAGAAGTCGAACTCACCAAGCTCTTTAAGTTTTGCAAGCTGGCTTGTGCTCATCATCTGGGTGACCAGTTCGTTTGTATCTTCGGGTTTAAGCTTTTCTTCGTTGAGATGCATCAACTCACCGTTCACTCTGATGATTATCGGTGAAGCGACCGTGATGTGAACGTCTGATGCTTTTCGATTGATCGCCTGTTCTAAAACATCAAGAATCGTCATACTTTTCTCCTTAAAGTTCGTAATTATAGGTTACCCTTAACATTTCTTCAACCGATGTAACCCCTTGTAGCACTAAATCCTTACATGAATCATAGAGTGTCAGCATGCCATTTTGACGCGCCTTGTCTTTAATCACTTCCGAATTCGCGCCCGATGTTATTAAATTTCGAATGTCCCTATCGACCAGAAGCACCTCGTGAATAGCTGTTCTTCCAAGATATCCAGTCTGGTTACATACGTTACAACCAGAACCCTTGTACAATACAACGCTTTCATGGCTTTCTAAACCCAGAGCTAAGCGTTCTGTATCAGAAGCCTCGTGAGTGACTGTACATTTAGGACAAATCTTTTTTACAAGACGTTGCGCTAAAATACCAACTGTCGCGGTAGAAACCAAGAAAGGCTCTATGCCCATATCCACTAGCCTTGTAACAGAGCTTGCCGTATCGTTCGTATGAAGTGTAGACAAGACGATATGGCCTGTGATCGCTGCTCTGATAGCTATTTCTGCGGTTTCTGCGTCTCTGATCTCACCGACCATTACGATATCCGGGTCTTGCCGTAGAA
The Fusibacter sp. A1 DNA segment above includes these coding regions:
- a CDS encoding type IV pilus twitching motility protein PilT, which translates into the protein MTILDVLEQAINRKASDVHITVASPIIIRVNGELMHLNEEKLKPEDTNELVTQMMSTSQLAKLKELGEFDFSYSNPGLGRFRVNVYRQRGTYSAAIRVVALTIPSMHDLSLPPIMKTLTEKRRGLILVTGPTGSGKSTTLAAMIDTINQTRHEHIITVEDPIEYLHKHSGSMVNQREIGQDSHSFSNALRSALRQDPDVILVGEMRDLETISTAITAAETGHLVFSTLHTIGAAKTIDRVIDVFPPHQQQQIRVQLASVLEAVVSQQLLPKANGLGRVVALEIMVATPAIRNLIREGKTHQIQTVIQTGSKMGMQTMDASLLELYRTRTIDELTLKKFAVESEHVAKQLGLY